Proteins found in one Pseudomonas sp. P8_241 genomic segment:
- a CDS encoding KGG domain-containing protein, producing the protein MANTGNKNPGNFSNDPDKAKQAGKQGEMTNDPNRATGAGQKGGQASGGQQTRDTDRMSGGGQGNRGGEFTDDDDTMDKPGQKGGQASGGRQSSDADQSTGGGQGAGRGGTHADDQDKTSQAGREGGQHKDGGGRKS; encoded by the coding sequence ATGGCTAATACAGGAAATAAAAATCCCGGCAATTTCTCCAATGACCCAGACAAGGCTAAACAAGCCGGCAAGCAAGGTGAAATGACCAACGATCCCAACCGGGCAACCGGGGCGGGCCAGAAAGGTGGTCAGGCTTCAGGCGGCCAACAGACCCGCGATACAGATCGCATGTCCGGAGGCGGGCAAGGTAATCGCGGTGGCGAATTTACCGACGATGACGACACCATGGACAAGCCAGGGCAAAAAGGTGGCCAGGCATCGGGTGGACGGCAATCAAGCGATGCGGATCAATCCACGGGCGGCGGGCAAGGAGCCGGTCGTGGCGGCACCCATGCCGATGACCAGGACAAAACCTCTCAAGCGGGACGCGAAGGAGGTCAGCACAAAGATGGCGGAGGACGTAAGTCCTGA
- the phaC gene encoding class II poly(R)-hydroxyalkanoic acid synthase, with protein sequence MDKKNKDLSQQAAMHTLNLNPAFGPRGRDLLGTARMVLRQVLKQPVHSARHMAAFGVELKNVLLDRSQLAPAAGDKRFDEQTWQRNPLYRRYKQTYLAWCQEMNEWISTSNLSEEDAQRGQFVIGLLTQAMAPTNTLANPAALKRFFETGGKSLLDGFSQLTRDLIENGGMPSQVDKTAFEVGHNLGITEGAVVFRNEVLELIQYKPRTEQVQARPLLVVPPQINKFYLFDLTPEKSLIRYLLDSGIQTFAISWRNPGKAQRDWGLSSYVEALKEAIDAVLKITRSPDLNTFGACSGGCTLSSLLGHYAALDEKKVNAFTLAVSMLDIRPDTQVGLFADEKTLEAAKRRSYQAGVLKGSELAKVFAWMRPNDLIWNYWINNYLLGNEPPSFDVLYWNNDTTNLPAALHGDFIDMYQTNPFARAGAMEVCDTPIDLGQVTSDFYCIAGLTDHITPWDACYRSMHLFGGQGEFVVSNSGHIQSILNPPGNPKARFMTSSELPVDAQEWMDSASKQAGSWWPHWLAWLQARSGDRKKAPAKLGNKAYAPAEAAPGTYVHLL encoded by the coding sequence ATGGATAAAAAAAATAAAGACCTCTCCCAGCAAGCTGCAATGCACACGCTGAACCTGAACCCGGCCTTCGGTCCTCGCGGGCGCGACCTGCTCGGAACCGCCCGGATGGTCCTGCGACAGGTGTTGAAACAGCCCGTGCATAGCGCTCGCCATATGGCGGCATTCGGCGTTGAGCTGAAGAATGTCCTGCTCGACCGCTCCCAGCTCGCGCCGGCGGCGGGAGACAAGCGCTTCGACGAGCAGACCTGGCAACGCAACCCGCTCTACCGTCGCTACAAGCAGACGTACCTGGCCTGGTGCCAGGAGATGAATGAATGGATCAGCACCAGCAACCTGAGCGAAGAAGACGCCCAGCGTGGTCAGTTCGTCATTGGCCTGCTGACCCAGGCAATGGCGCCGACCAATACCCTGGCCAACCCGGCAGCGCTCAAGCGCTTCTTTGAAACCGGCGGCAAGAGCCTCCTGGATGGTTTCTCCCAGCTGACCCGGGACCTGATCGAAAACGGCGGCATGCCAAGCCAGGTGGACAAGACCGCTTTCGAGGTCGGCCACAACCTGGGCATCACCGAAGGTGCGGTGGTGTTTCGCAACGAGGTGCTGGAGTTGATCCAGTACAAGCCTCGTACCGAACAGGTGCAGGCGCGTCCATTACTGGTGGTGCCGCCACAGATCAACAAGTTCTACCTGTTTGACCTGACGCCGGAAAAGAGTCTGATCCGTTATCTTCTCGACAGCGGTATCCAGACCTTCGCCATCAGCTGGCGCAATCCGGGCAAGGCACAGCGTGATTGGGGTTTGTCCAGCTACGTTGAAGCCCTGAAGGAAGCGATCGACGCGGTGCTCAAGATCACCCGCAGTCCCGACCTGAACACCTTTGGCGCCTGCTCCGGCGGTTGCACCCTGTCCTCGCTGTTGGGCCATTACGCCGCCCTGGACGAGAAGAAGGTCAATGCCTTTACCTTGGCGGTCAGCATGCTGGACATCCGCCCCGACACTCAGGTCGGGCTGTTCGCCGACGAGAAAACCCTGGAGGCAGCCAAGCGCCGTTCGTACCAGGCCGGTGTACTGAAGGGAAGCGAACTGGCCAAGGTCTTCGCCTGGATGCGCCCCAATGATCTGATCTGGAATTACTGGATCAACAACTACCTGCTCGGCAACGAGCCACCGTCATTCGATGTGCTCTACTGGAACAACGACACGACCAATCTGCCCGCCGCGCTGCACGGCGACTTCATTGATATGTACCAGACCAATCCGTTCGCCCGCGCCGGCGCCATGGAGGTTTGCGATACACCGATAGACCTCGGTCAGGTCACCAGTGACTTCTATTGCATCGCAGGCCTTACGGACCACATCACCCCGTGGGACGCCTGCTACCGTTCCATGCATCTGTTTGGCGGTCAGGGCGAGTTCGTGGTGTCCAACAGCGGGCATATCCAGAGCATCCTCAATCCGCCGGGCAACCCCAAGGCGCGCTTCATGACCAGCAGCGAACTGCCGGTCGATGCCCAGGAGTGGATGGACTCCGCCAGTAAACAGGCGGGTTCCTGGTGGCCCCACTGGCTGGCCTGGCTGCAGGCACGCTCGGGCGATCGCAAAAAGGCTCCCGCGAAACTGGGCAACAAGGCTTATGCCCCTGCCGAGGCTGCGCCGGGAACCTACGTGCACCTGCTCTGA
- a CDS encoding cyclophilin-like fold protein has protein sequence MLVLGSYVSVNDAASASSIPEKFRMWMTIGEQRFAITLVDNAAAGAFAKRLPLTLDMSDLNRNEKHASLPENLPADASKPGTIRNGDLMLYGGDTLVVFYSTFDSTYSYTRLGRVDDTADLAQALGRGDVQVLFSKD, from the coding sequence ATGCTCGTGTTGGGTAGTTATGTATCTGTGAATGATGCCGCGTCGGCGTCGTCGATACCGGAGAAATTTCGCATGTGGATGACCATCGGGGAACAACGCTTCGCCATTACCTTGGTCGACAACGCCGCCGCTGGTGCATTTGCCAAGCGACTACCGCTAACGCTCGACATGAGCGATCTGAACCGCAATGAAAAACACGCCAGTCTTCCAGAAAACCTGCCTGCCGATGCGAGCAAACCGGGAACGATCCGCAACGGCGACTTGATGTTGTATGGCGGGGACACCTTGGTCGTCTTCTATTCAACGTTCGACTCGACGTACTCCTACACGCGCCTTGGGCGAGTGGATGACACCGCTGACCTGGCTCAGGCGCTAGGGCGCGGGGATGTGCAAGTGCTGTTCTCTAAAGACTGA
- a CDS encoding MFS transporter, which translates to MGTISSTNDVPACWSGVFAMTLCVFALIASEFMPVSLLTPMAVDLHVTEGMAGQGIAISGAFAVLTSLSISWIAGTLNRKTLLLALAGLMAVSGAIVGLAPNYLTYMVGRALIGVVIGGFWSMSAATAMRLVSATQVPKALAIFNGGNALATVIAAPLGSYLGSIIGWRGAFFCLVPIAAVAFIWLWISLPTMKVEPRTPGTGNVLKLLRNRSVALGMAGCGAFFMGQFALFTYLRPFLETVTRVDVSTLSLVLLVIGIAGFIGTLIIGLFIRRGLFRTLIVIPVLMALIALALIPFGTSVVVVGALLGFWGLLATAAPVGWWSWIAQALPKNAEAGGGLMVAVIQLAIALGSTVGGLLFDSRGYQSTFVVSAAVLLLAAFVTVLTFRSTTPQSA; encoded by the coding sequence ATGGGCACTATTTCCTCAACAAACGATGTTCCTGCTTGCTGGAGCGGCGTCTTTGCAATGACGCTTTGTGTATTCGCGCTGATCGCTTCGGAGTTCATGCCTGTCAGCCTGCTGACGCCGATGGCCGTTGATCTTCATGTTACCGAAGGGATGGCAGGTCAAGGCATTGCGATCTCCGGGGCATTCGCTGTGCTGACCAGCCTGTCGATCTCTTGGATAGCCGGAACCCTCAACCGCAAGACACTCTTGCTGGCACTTGCTGGGCTGATGGCTGTCTCCGGCGCGATTGTCGGGCTGGCGCCCAATTATCTGACGTACATGGTCGGTCGTGCGCTTATCGGTGTGGTCATCGGAGGTTTTTGGTCGATGTCCGCTGCGACGGCCATGCGGCTGGTGTCTGCCACGCAGGTGCCCAAGGCCTTGGCCATCTTCAACGGTGGCAATGCATTGGCTACCGTAATCGCCGCCCCGCTGGGCAGCTATCTGGGCTCGATCATCGGTTGGCGCGGCGCTTTCTTTTGCCTCGTGCCAATAGCGGCGGTTGCGTTCATCTGGCTGTGGATCAGCCTGCCAACCATGAAGGTAGAGCCGCGCACACCGGGAACCGGCAACGTCTTGAAGTTGCTCAGGAACCGTTCCGTTGCGCTCGGCATGGCCGGATGCGGCGCCTTCTTCATGGGGCAGTTCGCCCTGTTTACCTACCTGCGGCCTTTCCTCGAAACGGTGACGCGCGTCGACGTATCCACGCTGTCGCTAGTCCTGCTGGTGATCGGTATAGCGGGCTTTATCGGGACTTTGATCATCGGCCTTTTCATAAGACGCGGTCTATTCCGGACATTGATAGTCATACCGGTGCTGATGGCGTTGATTGCTTTGGCACTGATCCCTTTTGGAACCTCCGTCGTTGTCGTTGGCGCACTGCTTGGATTTTGGGGGTTGCTGGCAACTGCGGCCCCTGTAGGCTGGTGGAGCTGGATCGCACAGGCCTTACCAAAAAATGCCGAGGCCGGAGGTGGCTTGATGGTGGCGGTGATTCAACTGGCCATCGCCCTGGGCTCCACCGTTGGCGGACTGCTGTTCGATAGTCGCGGCTACCAGAGCACTTTCGTCGTGAGCGCAGCCGTGCTGCTGCTTGCCGCATTTGTGACGGTGCTGACATTCCGTTCAACAACACCTCAATCCGCTTGA
- a CDS encoding LysR family transcriptional regulator gives MARRNLNDLLSFVTVAREGSFTRAAGVLGVTQSAISQAITGLEARLQIRLLTRTTRSVSPTVAGERLLQAIGHRFDEIEAELDVLTEMRDKPAGTVRITCGDHVLRTTLLPKLTALLHEYPDIKVEFDVNYGFRDIVADRFDAGVRLGDTIDKDMIAVRIGPPLRMAAVASPTYFAAHAIPKSPRDLMSHICINQRMQTSGGLYVWDFERRGKQLNVRVDGQLIFNTSTHIVDAALAGLGIAYLPEEEFEPHLQEGQLVRMLEDWCPPFSGYYLYYPNRRQPSPAFSLVANALREAI, from the coding sequence ATGGCCAGAAGGAATCTCAACGATTTGCTGTCTTTCGTGACAGTAGCGCGAGAAGGCAGCTTTACGCGCGCAGCTGGAGTACTGGGCGTTACGCAGTCTGCAATAAGTCAGGCCATCACCGGTCTGGAAGCACGTCTGCAAATCAGATTATTGACGCGCACCACGCGTAGCGTTTCGCCGACAGTAGCGGGGGAGCGACTGCTGCAAGCGATCGGCCATCGCTTCGATGAAATCGAAGCGGAACTTGATGTCTTAACGGAAATGCGCGACAAGCCAGCCGGCACGGTACGCATTACCTGCGGTGATCACGTTCTGCGGACAACGTTGCTGCCCAAACTCACTGCCTTGCTACACGAATACCCGGATATCAAGGTCGAATTCGACGTCAATTACGGATTCAGAGACATCGTAGCGGATCGTTTTGATGCGGGTGTGCGCCTGGGTGACACCATCGACAAAGACATGATCGCAGTCCGAATTGGGCCGCCGTTACGTATGGCCGCTGTTGCCTCCCCAACATACTTTGCCGCTCATGCCATTCCCAAAAGTCCGCGTGACCTTATGAGCCATATCTGTATCAACCAGCGGATGCAGACATCGGGTGGACTCTATGTATGGGACTTTGAACGGCGCGGAAAACAATTGAACGTACGAGTAGATGGCCAGCTCATTTTCAACACGTCGACCCACATTGTGGATGCTGCACTGGCCGGGCTGGGCATTGCCTACCTTCCGGAAGAGGAGTTTGAACCTCATCTCCAGGAAGGCCAGCTGGTGCGGATGCTGGAAGATTGGTGCCCACCATTTTCTGGATACTATTTGTACTACCCTAACCGTCGGCAGCCCTCTCCGGCGTTTTCGCTAGTTGCCAACGCGCTGCGCGAAGCAATCTAG
- a CDS encoding transporter substrate-binding domain-containing protein: MESYPPFSFLNEQNQLDGFDVDVAKAVAQRLGVKLKLQTPSWDVIAAGHWNGRYDICVCSMTPSKARAEVFDFPVEYYQSPAVIVVNAKNKDIVTGKDLSGKKVGVISASTYEAYLNKDLVIEGAEDKPLSYPFESVQVAPYDNETVAFQDLALGTGVRLDAMVTNLITARERIAQDPRFKIAGDTLYAEPNVVAIEKGDPQWNAKVTEVVTQLKADGTLSKISQKWIGADISQ, translated from the coding sequence ATGGAAAGCTATCCGCCATTCTCCTTTCTCAATGAACAGAACCAACTGGACGGTTTTGACGTAGATGTCGCCAAGGCTGTTGCGCAACGGCTAGGGGTGAAGCTGAAGTTGCAGACACCGTCCTGGGATGTCATCGCAGCTGGACACTGGAACGGACGATATGACATCTGCGTCTGCTCGATGACCCCGAGCAAGGCACGGGCCGAAGTGTTCGACTTCCCGGTGGAGTATTACCAGTCACCGGCCGTGATCGTGGTGAATGCCAAAAACAAGGACATTGTCACGGGCAAGGATCTATCAGGTAAAAAAGTCGGTGTGATCAGTGCGTCGACCTACGAAGCCTATTTGAACAAGGATCTGGTGATTGAGGGCGCCGAGGACAAGCCGTTGAGCTATCCATTCGAAAGCGTACAAGTCGCGCCATACGACAACGAAACGGTGGCCTTCCAGGATCTGGCCTTGGGCACGGGCGTACGCCTGGATGCAATGGTCACCAACCTCATCACTGCTCGCGAACGCATCGCCCAGGATCCTCGCTTTAAAATTGCTGGCGACACGCTGTATGCAGAGCCCAATGTTGTAGCGATCGAAAAGGGCGATCCGCAATGGAACGCCAAAGTCACTGAGGTCGTCACCCAGCTCAAGGCCGACGGCACATTGAGCAAGATTTCACAGAAGTGGATCGGTGCCGATATCAGCCAATGA
- a CDS encoding amino acid ABC transporter permease, translating to MTALNPYPAKATIAPEAETPRFSQLLGFRTRLYLTWAVLFGLCVMFFMSFDLKFSIIVQKLPNLVGLHLGPDGFLQGAALTLFLCFCSIWLSLLLGFVTALARLSRSAMAFGIASFYASFFRGTPLLIQILLIYLGLPQLGVVPGAISAGIIALSLNYGAYLSEIFRAGIMAVAPGQREAAMALGLGPAATFLHIVLPQAMRTIIPPTTSQFISMLKDSSLISVMGVWEVMFLAQSYGRSSYRYIEMLTTAAVIYWLLSIGLELIQNRLERYYGKGFKHQR from the coding sequence ATGACAGCCCTCAATCCATACCCGGCCAAGGCGACTATTGCCCCTGAAGCCGAGACGCCTCGTTTCAGCCAGCTACTTGGTTTTCGCACTCGTCTGTATTTGACCTGGGCGGTGCTCTTCGGCTTGTGCGTCATGTTTTTCATGAGCTTCGATCTGAAGTTCTCGATCATTGTGCAGAAGTTGCCCAACCTGGTCGGCCTGCATTTGGGGCCTGACGGTTTCTTGCAAGGCGCCGCGCTGACGTTGTTCCTTTGCTTCTGCTCGATCTGGTTGTCATTGCTCCTTGGCTTCGTAACGGCACTTGCGCGCCTATCTCGCAGCGCAATGGCTTTCGGCATTGCCAGTTTCTATGCGTCTTTTTTTCGCGGTACTCCGCTGCTGATTCAGATCCTGCTGATCTACCTGGGTCTGCCGCAGTTGGGTGTTGTTCCGGGCGCCATCAGCGCTGGGATCATTGCGCTTTCGCTCAATTATGGTGCCTACCTCAGCGAGATTTTTCGTGCCGGCATCATGGCTGTAGCACCTGGACAGCGCGAAGCGGCGATGGCTCTGGGGCTGGGGCCGGCGGCAACGTTTCTGCACATCGTGTTGCCGCAAGCCATGCGTACGATCATTCCCCCGACAACCAGTCAGTTCATTTCAATGCTCAAGGACTCATCGTTGATATCGGTGATGGGGGTCTGGGAAGTGATGTTCCTGGCGCAGTCGTACGGTCGCTCGTCCTACCGCTACATCGAAATGCTCACCACCGCAGCCGTGATCTATTGGCTCCTGTCCATTGGACTTGAGTTGATACAGAACCGTCTTGAACGCTACTACGGCAAAGGTTTCAAGCATCAGCGCTGA
- a CDS encoding LLM class flavin-dependent oxidoreductase: MSDPKPLLFALYEQASVGCGGAPSLWTHPADERLTINSLGYWSNLARIADQAHLDMLFFGDVLGFYDVFGGNADAAMKWAVEAPANDPLMIIPALAAVTENLAFGVTVTTSYEHPFTHARRFSTLDHLTNGRVGWNIVTSYLTSAARNFGLEQMIKHDDRYERAEEFLDVVYKLWEGSWANDAVVADKSRQVYAKGDRVRPINHVGEHYRVAGPHLTSPSPQRTPLLIQAGWSGRGREFAAKHAELIFIAKANPLEIRQGLEDIWTQARARGRHAEDVKSLTVLRIVTAKTEIEAQRKYDELQSNYHLQAQLVSYAGDTGIDISRYADGDALSTHTEGMTSYVMRPDGSGKPLTAGDVKQRFANVTRGSDLILVGTPQQVAERIEDHARISGTSGYMLNPLISPGSLEDFVELVIPELQKRGLYRTQPQSGTFRSRLRSDGANHLPDSAYGASFRFD, encoded by the coding sequence ATGTCCGATCCAAAACCTCTGTTGTTTGCGTTATATGAGCAAGCCAGTGTTGGCTGTGGCGGCGCGCCGAGCCTCTGGACGCACCCGGCTGATGAACGACTGACCATCAACTCGCTGGGCTACTGGTCGAACCTGGCACGCATCGCCGACCAGGCTCATCTCGACATGCTGTTTTTTGGCGATGTGCTGGGTTTCTACGATGTGTTTGGCGGTAATGCCGACGCGGCCATGAAGTGGGCGGTGGAAGCGCCAGCCAACGATCCGTTGATGATCATCCCGGCATTGGCCGCCGTGACGGAAAACCTGGCATTCGGCGTCACTGTCACCACCAGTTACGAGCATCCTTTCACCCATGCCCGGCGCTTCAGCACGCTGGATCACCTGACCAATGGCCGAGTCGGGTGGAACATCGTCACCTCCTACCTGACCAGCGCCGCTCGCAACTTCGGCCTGGAGCAGATGATCAAACACGATGATCGTTATGAACGCGCCGAGGAGTTTCTCGATGTGGTCTACAAACTTTGGGAAGGCAGTTGGGCAAACGATGCTGTGGTTGCCGACAAGTCTCGCCAGGTCTATGCCAAGGGCGATCGCGTGCGACCGATCAATCATGTCGGCGAGCATTACCGGGTGGCCGGGCCGCATTTGACGTCGCCATCACCGCAACGCACACCGTTGCTGATCCAGGCCGGTTGGTCAGGCCGTGGTCGTGAGTTTGCGGCCAAGCACGCCGAACTGATTTTCATCGCCAAGGCCAACCCGCTGGAGATTCGCCAGGGATTGGAAGATATATGGACACAGGCCAGGGCACGGGGTCGTCACGCTGAGGATGTTAAATCACTGACAGTACTTCGAATCGTCACGGCTAAGACCGAGATCGAAGCCCAGCGTAAGTATGATGAACTGCAAAGCAACTATCACTTGCAGGCGCAACTGGTGAGTTATGCCGGCGATACCGGAATCGATATCAGCCGCTACGCGGACGGCGACGCGTTGTCGACTCACACCGAAGGCATGACTTCCTACGTGATGCGCCCTGATGGCAGTGGCAAGCCCTTGACCGCCGGCGATGTCAAACAGCGCTTTGCCAACGTCACCCGAGGCAGTGATCTGATACTGGTGGGAACACCACAACAAGTGGCCGAACGAATCGAAGATCATGCACGGATCTCCGGCACCAGCGGCTACATGCTCAACCCGCTGATTAGCCCAGGTAGTCTTGAGGACTTCGTTGAGCTGGTCATTCCTGAGCTGCAAAAACGAGGCTTGTATCGTACCCAGCCACAGAGCGGTACTTTCCGTTCGCGGTTACGGAGCGATGGCGCTAACCATTTACCGGATTCTGCTTACGGCGCCTCATTCCGCTTTGATTAA
- a CDS encoding IS3 family transposase (programmed frameshift) → MSNPRYPEEFKIQAVNQVTEKKLPVADVAARLGVSTHSLYAWIKRYSKPQEERQQDDDQHAELRRLRAELKRVTEERDNLKKGRRVLCQGVRLKYAFIKQRADDYSIRRLCLTLKVHPSGYYAWLSEPQSARAKDDQRLLGLIKHSWLESGGVYGYRKIHDDLREVGEDCGRHRVARLMRLEGLRSQTGYRRRPGKYGGKPAVASPNLLKRQFDVVEPNKVWVTDITYIRTYEGWLYLAVVLDLFSRQVVGWSMKSQMTSDLAIDALLMAVWRRKPKQEVMVHSDQGSQYSSSDWRSFLKANNLVASMSRRGNCHDNAVAESFFQLLKRERIKRKIYTTREDARSDVFDYIEMFYNAKRRHGFNNQLSPVEFEKRYAMSLQGV, encoded by the exons ATGAGCAACCCGCGTTACCCCGAAGAATTCAAAATCCAAGCGGTCAATCAAGTGACCGAAAAGAAGCTGCCTGTCGCTGATGTAGCGGCCCGTCTTGGCGTGTCGACGCATAGCCTCTACGCCTGGATAAAGCGCTACAGCAAACCTCAAGAAGAACGGCAGCAGGACGATGATCAGCACGCTGAACTGCGTCGTCTGCGAGCAGAACTCAAGCGGGTTACTGAAGAGCGAGACA ATCTTAAAAAAGGCCGCCGCGTACTTTGCCAAGGAGTGCGGTTGAAGTACGCCTTTATCAAGCAGCGAGCAGATGACTATTCCATACGACGGCTTTGCCTGACGCTGAAAGTCCACCCCAGTGGGTATTACGCCTGGTTGTCTGAGCCGCAATCTGCACGCGCCAAAGACGACCAACGACTGCTGGGTTTGATCAAGCATTCATGGCTGGAAAGTGGCGGCGTTTATGGCTATCGCAAAATCCATGACGATCTGCGCGAGGTCGGTGAAGACTGTGGTCGCCATCGTGTAGCGAGGCTGATGCGTCTTGAAGGTCTGCGCTCTCAGACAGGGTATCGACGTCGCCCTGGAAAGTACGGCGGTAAGCCAGCGGTCGCCTCACCCAATTTGCTGAAGCGCCAGTTCGATGTCGTGGAACCCAACAAGGTTTGGGTCACCGACATCACCTACATTCGTACATATGAAGGCTGGTTGTACTTGGCTGTGGTGCTGGATCTGTTTTCTCGTCAGGTTGTAGGCTGGTCAATGAAGTCTCAGATGACCAGTGATTTGGCTATTGATGCGTTATTGATGGCGGTTTGGAGGCGTAAACCGAAACAAGAGGTAATGGTTCATAGCGACCAAGGTAGCCAGTACAGCAGCTCCGATTGGCGCAGCTTTTTGAAGGCGAACAATTTGGTTGCCAGCATGAGTCGCCGAGGCAACTGTCATGATAATGCCGTGGCCGAGAGCTTTTTCCAGCTTCTGAAACGGGAACGGATCAAGCGGAAAATTTACACCACGCGGGAAGATGCTCGTAGTGATGTGTTCGATTACATCGAGATGTTCTACAACGCAAAACGTCGTCATGGTTTCAACAATCAGCTGTCGCCGGTAGAGTTTGAAAAGCGTTACGCAATGAGCTTGCAAGGTGTCTAG
- a CDS encoding zinc-binding alcohol dehydrogenase family protein gives MKAAVVHDFNAPPRYDNFSTPVAEADETLVQVRAAALSQLVKAQASGRHYSSGKTLPLVPGVDGVGLLPDGRRVYFAFPRKLFGSMAETSVVPLDNCVEIPDGVDDVTAAAIGNPGMSSWAALLDRARFVPGENVLINGATGVSGRLAIQIAKHLGAAKVIATGRNAHSVQGLTALGADLVIPLDAPAEELKANFHDAFHKHKVNVVLDYLWGPSAESLLHAAVGQDHQAGEPRIRFVQIGSLTGNNINLPGSLLRSSGLELMGSGLGSVSHAGLVEAVGGVLRAINSAGLSIAAEAVPLAEVESAWQREGTSRLVFTL, from the coding sequence ATGAAAGCTGCCGTAGTCCACGATTTCAACGCGCCGCCGCGATACGATAACTTTTCCACACCAGTGGCTGAGGCTGACGAAACCCTCGTTCAGGTCCGCGCTGCAGCGCTTAGTCAACTGGTCAAGGCTCAGGCATCGGGTCGTCATTACAGCAGCGGCAAAACCTTGCCCCTGGTTCCGGGAGTGGATGGCGTCGGGCTTCTACCTGATGGTCGACGTGTCTATTTCGCTTTTCCGAGAAAACTGTTTGGCTCGATGGCCGAGACGAGTGTCGTGCCACTGGACAATTGCGTGGAGATTCCCGATGGCGTGGATGACGTGACAGCCGCCGCCATCGGTAATCCTGGCATGTCCTCGTGGGCTGCCCTTCTGGATCGCGCAAGATTTGTTCCTGGCGAAAATGTCCTGATCAATGGTGCGACGGGGGTTTCCGGACGTTTGGCAATACAAATTGCAAAACATCTGGGTGCGGCAAAGGTCATTGCCACGGGGCGTAATGCCCACAGCGTCCAGGGATTGACAGCATTGGGAGCTGACCTGGTGATACCTCTCGACGCACCGGCCGAGGAGTTGAAGGCTAACTTTCACGATGCCTTCCACAAACACAAGGTCAATGTGGTGCTCGACTACCTGTGGGGGCCATCGGCCGAAAGTCTGCTGCACGCAGCGGTTGGCCAGGATCATCAAGCAGGCGAGCCGCGAATCAGATTCGTACAGATCGGCTCACTGACAGGCAACAACATCAATCTGCCCGGCTCACTGCTGCGCAGTTCCGGCCTGGAGCTGATGGGCAGCGGCCTGGGCAGCGTGTCCCATGCAGGTCTGGTTGAAGCGGTAGGTGGCGTCCTGCGGGCAATCAACAGCGCTGGCCTTTCGATTGCTGCCGAGGCGGTGCCATTGGCAGAGGTGGAAAGCGCGTGGCAGCGTGAGGGAACATCGCGACTGGTGTTCACACTGTGA
- a CDS encoding TetR/AcrR family transcriptional regulator, translating to MRSKLLDAAMRVFATSGVSPPVIDDVIREANVSRGTFYNYFDSLDQVLLAIGQELNNQMTSDILPVYDVLTKPWQRAAVASRLFLVRALLDPKWAGFVTRVDAWQHNTLVAEYMSKDLENGKATGDFRFDRLDAATDFLMGASAHGIQAIQQGVDHPNKYMDACVRMTLSSLGCSVERCEEGVAFSVSYLKSWVSGELTATLPEWALDMESETV from the coding sequence ATGCGCAGCAAATTGCTTGATGCAGCCATGCGCGTGTTCGCCACCTCCGGCGTGTCGCCTCCGGTCATTGATGATGTAATCCGCGAAGCCAATGTTTCGCGTGGCACGTTCTACAACTACTTCGACTCGCTGGATCAAGTGCTCCTGGCTATCGGGCAGGAGCTCAACAATCAGATGACAAGCGACATCCTTCCGGTCTACGACGTTTTGACCAAGCCCTGGCAGCGTGCGGCGGTGGCGTCCAGGCTTTTCCTGGTACGCGCCCTGCTCGATCCCAAGTGGGCAGGTTTCGTGACACGTGTCGATGCCTGGCAACACAACACACTCGTTGCGGAGTACATGTCCAAAGACCTTGAGAACGGCAAGGCAACAGGCGACTTCAGGTTCGACCGCCTGGATGCGGCGACGGATTTCCTCATGGGCGCCTCTGCACACGGCATTCAAGCCATCCAGCAAGGCGTGGACCATCCCAACAAATACATGGACGCCTGCGTTCGCATGACGCTTTCGAGCCTGGGCTGCAGCGTCGAAAGGTGCGAGGAAGGCGTCGCGTTTTCGGTCTCGTATCTGAAGTCCTGGGTGAGCGGAGAGCTGACCGCCACGCTGCCCGAATGGGCACTCGACATGGAATCTGAAACGGTTTGA